From a single Arthrobacter sp. SLBN-112 genomic region:
- the rho gene encoding transcription termination factor Rho gives MTETTELSPAVEHTTSAAESPAATAKSSGLAGLKLAQLQALASQLGISGGSRMRKGDLVSAISAHRAGTLTAKAPAKSAEKAPETAVASAAPASAPEAPAAEAPAAEGTRARGRGRSRRAVSDGVVAPVAEAPVAETPAAPSGATVESPSAAPAETTEGTEGAQERRQPRTRNRRRSEAAAAVIQEAPAETPAEQPATEQRSGEQRSGEQRSGEQRTEAPATETGDAGQRTERRDGGRTRGRDNTSRDSDGGRDNSGSRDAGQREGSRDNRDNDDSDGGSRRNRRNRRDRNDRNDRSGGQDRDNSRNDRFRDRNDRRRGRNQGPDVDDVEVTEDDVLLPVAGILDVLENYAFIRTSGYLPGPNDVYVSLAQVKKYNLRKGDAVVGAIRAPRDGEDRSQQSNRQKFNALVRVTSVNGKTPEELKDRVEFAKLVPLYPSERLRLETDPKKIGPRVIDLVAPIGKGQRGLIVSPPKAGKTLILQSIANAITTNNPEVHLMMVLVDERPEEVTDMQRTVKGEVIASTFDRPADDHTTVAELSIERAKRLVEMGMDVVVLLDSMTRLGRAYNLAAPASGRILSGGVDSAALYPPKRFFGAARNIENGGSLTILATALVETGSKMDEVIFEEFKGTGNMELRLSRQLADKRIFPAVDVNASGTRREENLLSPEEVKIMWKLRRVLSGLETQQSLELLTNKIRETQSNVEFLMQVQKTTLGAKSDNDK, from the coding sequence GTGACCGAAACCACTGAGCTGTCGCCAGCTGTGGAACACACAACTTCTGCTGCCGAATCACCGGCCGCAACCGCCAAGAGCAGCGGCCTCGCCGGCCTGAAGCTCGCCCAGCTGCAGGCCCTGGCCAGCCAGCTCGGTATCTCAGGCGGATCCCGCATGCGCAAGGGGGACCTGGTCTCGGCCATTTCCGCCCACCGTGCAGGAACACTCACCGCCAAGGCCCCCGCAAAGTCAGCGGAAAAGGCTCCGGAAACCGCCGTGGCTTCAGCTGCACCGGCTTCCGCTCCGGAGGCCCCGGCCGCCGAAGCTCCCGCCGCCGAGGGCACCCGTGCCCGCGGACGCGGCCGCAGCCGCCGCGCCGTCAGTGACGGTGTGGTTGCCCCGGTTGCCGAAGCTCCCGTCGCGGAAACCCCCGCTGCGCCTTCCGGCGCAACCGTTGAGTCGCCGTCGGCCGCTCCTGCGGAAACCACGGAGGGAACCGAAGGCGCCCAGGAGCGCCGCCAGCCCCGCACCCGCAACCGCCGCCGCAGCGAGGCTGCTGCCGCCGTCATCCAGGAGGCCCCGGCGGAAACTCCGGCAGAGCAGCCCGCCACCGAACAGCGTTCAGGCGAGCAGCGTTCGGGTGAGCAGCGTTCGGGTGAGCAGCGCACCGAAGCCCCCGCGACTGAAACGGGCGACGCCGGCCAGCGCACCGAACGCCGCGACGGCGGCCGTACCCGCGGCCGCGACAACACCTCCCGCGACTCGGACGGCGGCCGTGACAACAGCGGCAGCCGCGATGCAGGCCAGCGTGAAGGCAGCCGGGACAACCGCGACAACGATGACAGCGACGGCGGAAGCCGCCGCAACCGCCGGAACCGCCGCGACCGGAACGACCGCAATGACCGCTCCGGCGGCCAGGACCGGGACAACTCCCGCAACGACCGCTTCCGCGACCGCAACGACCGCCGCCGCGGCCGCAACCAGGGCCCGGACGTGGACGACGTCGAGGTCACCGAAGACGACGTGCTGCTGCCCGTCGCCGGCATCCTGGACGTCCTGGAGAACTACGCGTTCATCCGGACCTCCGGCTACCTGCCCGGCCCCAACGACGTCTACGTCTCCCTGGCCCAGGTCAAGAAGTACAACCTCCGCAAGGGCGACGCCGTCGTCGGTGCCATCCGCGCACCCCGTGACGGGGAGGACCGCAGCCAGCAGTCCAACCGCCAGAAGTTCAACGCCCTGGTGCGCGTGACGTCTGTCAACGGCAAGACCCCGGAAGAGCTCAAGGACCGCGTAGAGTTCGCCAAACTGGTTCCGCTGTACCCGTCCGAGCGCCTGCGCCTGGAGACCGACCCCAAGAAGATCGGTCCCCGCGTCATCGACCTCGTTGCCCCCATCGGCAAGGGCCAGCGCGGCCTGATCGTCTCCCCGCCCAAGGCCGGCAAGACGCTCATCCTGCAGTCCATCGCCAACGCGATCACCACCAACAACCCTGAGGTCCACCTCATGATGGTGCTGGTTGACGAACGCCCCGAAGAAGTCACGGACATGCAGCGCACCGTCAAGGGTGAGGTCATCGCCTCCACCTTCGACCGTCCCGCCGACGACCACACCACCGTGGCCGAACTCTCCATCGAACGCGCCAAGCGCCTCGTGGAAATGGGGATGGACGTGGTGGTCCTCCTGGACTCCATGACCCGCCTGGGCCGTGCCTACAACCTGGCAGCACCGGCCTCCGGCCGCATCCTGTCCGGTGGCGTGGACTCCGCAGCCCTTTACCCGCCCAAGCGCTTCTTCGGTGCCGCCCGCAATATCGAGAACGGCGGCTCGCTCACCATCCTGGCCACCGCCCTCGTCGAGACCGGATCCAAGATGGACGAGGTCATCTTCGAAGAGTTCAAGGGCACCGGCAACATGGAGCTCCGCCTGTCCCGCCAGCTGGCGGACAAGCGCATCTTCCCCGCCGTGGACGTCAACGCGTCCGGCACCCGGCGCGAGGAAAACCTGCTCTCGCCCGAAGAAGTCAAGATCATGTGGAAGCTGCGCCGCGTCCTCTCCGGACTCGAGACCCAGCAGAGCCTTGAGCTGCTCACCAACAAGATCCGGGAAACCCAGAGCAACGTCGAGTTCCTCATGCAGGTCCAGAAGACGACGCTTGGCGCGAAGTCGGATAACGACAAGTAG
- the thrB gene encoding homoserine kinase: MDTTSQAAVGLHLIEPGQRVTVRVPATSANLGPGYDSLGLALALHDTLTVESLDTDDLVFELRGEGAETLPRDASHLVVRAMDAAFERLGYRHGGLKVVADNVNPHGRGLGSSASAVVAAVSAANAMVPAADQRGKDWILQLTSELEGHPDNVAPALFGGLALSWQDSEQYSSTRATVAGSVIPIVAVPNFELSTEAARALLPASVGHHAAAMNSGRAALLIHALTQNPEFLLPGTEDYLHQSYRADAMRPSAALIGALRKAGYAAVVSGAGPTVLVLANGEEQAGNALAFIQAYTAENTPDIGWRVLKLAVDVEGAKVELHRR, encoded by the coding sequence TTGGACACCACCTCGCAGGCCGCGGTCGGACTGCACCTGATTGAGCCGGGGCAGCGCGTCACCGTCAGGGTCCCCGCCACGAGCGCCAACCTCGGCCCCGGCTACGACAGCCTTGGGCTCGCACTGGCCCTGCACGACACCCTCACCGTGGAAAGCCTCGACACGGACGACCTCGTGTTCGAGCTCCGCGGCGAGGGCGCTGAGACCCTGCCGCGCGATGCCAGCCACCTGGTGGTCCGCGCCATGGACGCGGCATTTGAGCGGCTGGGTTACCGGCACGGCGGACTGAAGGTGGTTGCCGACAACGTCAACCCGCATGGCCGGGGACTGGGCTCGTCCGCATCTGCCGTGGTGGCCGCAGTCTCGGCTGCCAACGCCATGGTGCCGGCCGCAGACCAGCGCGGAAAGGACTGGATCCTCCAGCTCACCAGTGAACTGGAGGGCCATCCGGACAACGTGGCACCGGCCCTTTTCGGCGGACTGGCGCTGTCATGGCAGGACAGTGAGCAGTACAGCAGCACCCGTGCCACCGTGGCCGGGTCCGTGATCCCCATCGTGGCGGTACCCAACTTTGAACTGTCCACCGAAGCGGCCCGCGCCCTGCTGCCGGCATCCGTGGGACACCATGCGGCCGCCATGAACTCCGGCCGCGCCGCCCTGCTGATCCACGCACTGACGCAGAATCCCGAATTCCTGTTGCCGGGCACCGAGGATTACCTGCACCAGAGCTACCGCGCCGACGCCATGCGGCCCAGTGCCGCCTTGATCGGCGCGCTCCGCAAAGCGGGCTATGCTGCAGTGGTTTCCGGGGCCGGGCCCACCGTCCTGGTGCTGGCAAACGGTGAAGAACAGGCAGGCAACGCCCTCGCCTTCATCCAGGCCTATACGGCGGAGAACACGCCGGATATTGGCTGGCGCGTGCTGAAGCTGGCAGTGGACGTCGAAGGTGCTAAGGTTGAACTGCACCGGCGGTAA
- the prmC gene encoding peptide chain release factor N(5)-glutamine methyltransferase has translation MTEPTRGEPARSLAAAVREAAAILAEAGVPSPRVDAELLADHLLNVGLGRLRSLMLGDTPAPEGYEALVAERARRIPLQHITGVAHFRYLELAVGPGVFIPRPETESVVQLAIDHVRDLPHPRIVDLGTGSGAIAGSLAHEVPGAEVHAVEFSPFAHAWAAKNLAPLGVNLVLGDLRDAFPELNGTVDVVVSNPPYIPAEAIPNEPEVALHDPPEALYGGGADGMELPTAAAASAARLLRPGGYFVMEHAEVQSGWIAAMLARTGSWTAITTHLDLNGKERATSALLADQALRNERMGQ, from the coding sequence ATGACTGAGCCCACCCGTGGGGAGCCTGCACGGTCGCTGGCCGCGGCGGTCCGCGAGGCCGCGGCAATACTGGCCGAGGCAGGTGTCCCCAGTCCCCGTGTGGACGCGGAGCTGCTGGCGGACCATCTCCTCAACGTCGGGCTGGGTCGCCTCCGCTCCCTGATGCTGGGCGATACGCCGGCGCCCGAAGGCTACGAAGCCCTCGTGGCCGAGCGTGCGCGCCGCATCCCGCTGCAGCACATCACCGGGGTGGCGCACTTCCGCTACCTTGAACTGGCCGTGGGGCCCGGGGTGTTCATCCCGCGTCCGGAGACCGAATCAGTGGTCCAGCTGGCCATCGACCACGTCAGGGACCTGCCCCACCCCCGGATCGTGGACCTCGGGACGGGCTCCGGTGCCATCGCCGGTTCCCTTGCCCATGAAGTGCCGGGCGCCGAGGTGCATGCCGTCGAGTTCAGCCCGTTTGCGCACGCATGGGCTGCGAAAAACCTGGCCCCGCTGGGCGTCAACCTTGTCCTGGGGGACCTGCGTGACGCCTTTCCGGAACTCAACGGGACGGTCGACGTCGTGGTTTCCAACCCGCCGTACATCCCTGCCGAAGCCATCCCCAACGAACCCGAAGTAGCCCTGCATGATCCCCCGGAGGCCTTGTACGGCGGGGGAGCGGACGGCATGGAGCTTCCGACGGCGGCGGCCGCCTCCGCTGCCCGGCTGCTGCGTCCCGGGGGCTACTTCGTCATGGAACACGCGGAAGTCCAGTCCGGTTGGATCGCCGCAATGCTTGCCAGGACGGGATCCTGGACAGCCATCACGACGCACCTGGACCTCAACGGCAAGGAGCGCGCCACCAGCGCCCTGCTCGCGGACCAGGCCCTACGGAATGAAAGAATGGGCCAGTGA
- a CDS encoding L-threonylcarbamoyladenylate synthase, whose translation MTTTYDCTTDDERARGLEHAQRAISEKKCVVLPTDTVYGIGADAFSPQAVTMLLVSKGRSRTMPPPVLIPRINALDGLATEVSAEARKLAEAFWPGGLTLILHAQPSLDWDLGETKGTVALRMPADEVALELLTLTGPLAVSSANRTGQAPAQTAAAAREQLADSVEVYLEGGPRPLEGEAGVPSTIVDATGPILRVVRNGAVSLDRLREHVPGVLGLGEIPMAEEEPAPEQGAIGDEENDAGSLPAASGSSAVTGTEAEPTTPAGNAQP comes from the coding sequence GTGACCACAACTTATGACTGCACCACTGACGACGAACGGGCACGGGGACTGGAACATGCCCAGCGTGCCATCAGCGAGAAGAAGTGCGTCGTGCTCCCCACGGACACCGTTTACGGCATCGGCGCGGATGCGTTCTCCCCGCAGGCCGTCACCATGCTGCTGGTATCCAAGGGACGCAGCCGCACCATGCCCCCGCCCGTCCTGATTCCGCGCATTAACGCCCTGGACGGCCTGGCCACCGAGGTGTCCGCCGAGGCCCGCAAACTGGCGGAGGCCTTTTGGCCCGGCGGCCTGACCCTGATCCTGCACGCCCAGCCGTCGCTGGACTGGGACCTCGGCGAAACCAAAGGCACCGTGGCGCTCCGGATGCCCGCCGACGAGGTGGCCCTGGAACTGCTGACCCTGACGGGACCGCTGGCCGTCTCCTCGGCCAACCGCACAGGCCAGGCTCCAGCCCAGACGGCCGCAGCGGCACGGGAACAGCTGGCTGACTCGGTGGAGGTGTACCTGGAGGGCGGGCCGCGCCCGCTGGAGGGTGAAGCCGGCGTCCCGTCCACCATCGTTGACGCCACCGGCCCCATCCTGCGCGTGGTGCGCAACGGGGCAGTGAGCCTGGACCGGTTGCGCGAGCACGTCCCGGGCGTCCTGGGCCTGGGCGAAATCCCCATGGCCGAGGAGGAACCGGCCCCGGAGCAAGGTGCAATTGGGGACGAAGAGAACGACGCCGGGTCCTTGCCCGCCGCTTCCGGCTCGTCAGCGGTGACGGGCACAGAAGCAGAACCCACCACTCCTGCCGGGAACGCACAGCCTTGA
- the prfA gene encoding peptide chain release factor 1 has translation MFESVQGLLDEHDAIQAQLGDPAVYADQRLARKLGRRSAQLNGIVEAYHKWEGIRDDLAAAKEMASEDPEFAAEVPELQAALEIAAAKLRRLLIPRDPDDARNVILEVKGGEGGDEAALFAGDLLRMYTRYAESRGWKTEIISATESDLGGYKDVQVAVKGNSNDPAEGVYARLKFEGGVHRVQRVPVTESQGRIHTSAAGVLVLPEVDEPEELEISPNDLKIDVYRSSGPGGQSVNTTDSAVRITHLPTGIVVAMQNEKSQLQNREAGMRVLRARILAHQQEQIDAENSAQRKSQIRTMDRSERIRTYNYPENRIADHRTGYKAYNLDQVMNGDLEPVIQSAIEMDEQARLDAIGD, from the coding sequence ATGTTTGAGTCCGTACAGGGCCTGCTTGATGAGCATGATGCTATCCAGGCGCAGCTGGGGGATCCTGCTGTTTATGCTGACCAGCGGCTTGCCCGGAAGCTGGGGCGGCGGTCGGCTCAGCTTAATGGCATTGTTGAGGCCTACCACAAGTGGGAAGGCATCCGGGACGACCTTGCTGCTGCCAAGGAAATGGCCTCGGAGGATCCTGAGTTCGCTGCCGAGGTGCCTGAACTCCAAGCCGCTCTGGAGATTGCCGCCGCCAAGCTCCGCCGCCTGCTGATTCCCCGCGATCCTGACGATGCCCGCAACGTGATCCTCGAGGTCAAGGGCGGTGAAGGCGGCGACGAGGCTGCCCTGTTCGCCGGCGATTTGCTGCGCATGTACACCCGGTACGCGGAGTCCCGCGGCTGGAAGACCGAAATCATTTCTGCCACCGAGTCCGACCTTGGCGGGTACAAGGATGTCCAAGTGGCCGTCAAGGGCAACTCGAATGACCCCGCCGAGGGTGTGTACGCCCGGCTTAAGTTCGAAGGCGGCGTGCACCGCGTCCAGCGCGTCCCGGTTACGGAATCCCAGGGCCGTATCCACACCTCCGCCGCCGGCGTGCTGGTCCTGCCGGAAGTTGATGAGCCCGAGGAGCTGGAAATCAGCCCGAACGACCTCAAGATCGACGTCTACCGCTCCTCCGGCCCCGGCGGACAGTCCGTTAACACCACAGACTCCGCCGTCCGCATCACGCACCTTCCCACCGGCATCGTGGTGGCCATGCAGAACGAGAAATCCCAGCTGCAGAACCGCGAGGCCGGCATGCGCGTCCTGCGCGCCCGCATCCTGGCGCACCAGCAGGAGCAGATCGACGCCGAGAACTCCGCCCAGCGCAAGTCGCAGATCCGCACCATGGACCGCTCGGAGCGCATCCGGACCTACAACTACCCGGAAAACCGGATCGCCGACCACCGGACCGGCTACAAGGCCTACAACCTTGACCAGGTGATGAACGGGGACCTGGAACCGGTGATCCAGTCCGCCATCGAGATGGATGAGCAGGCGCGGCTGGACGCCATCGGCGACTGA
- a CDS encoding glycosyltransferase, with protein sequence MTPRIAVAAVTFDRPKELSVLLDSINAQSLHVDTICLVDSGTAPARGVAEKHGNVDYVRSEANLGGAGGFALAALKAVASGARWIWMMDDDAEPADPECLATLLREAEARDLEAVVPLVTAPGDPNRLSFFFRLDGKVTHDRAEVEKLGFLPDDGHFFNGALIRSDVFFKVGLPDMRLFIRGDEVDFTIRLRQAGIRFGTVTTTSITHPHAFSETQHVYGARWHVIVPDSAFKRYYYYRNRGYLIRRYFRVRSFVADVGGYLGYFLQRRDLPGFLGWARAFGTGLRGKGFAPLEDQKF encoded by the coding sequence ATGACCCCCCGCATTGCGGTTGCCGCGGTGACGTTCGACCGGCCCAAGGAACTGTCCGTTCTGCTGGATTCGATCAACGCGCAGAGCCTGCACGTTGACACGATTTGCCTGGTGGACAGCGGTACAGCACCTGCGCGCGGCGTAGCCGAAAAACACGGCAACGTCGACTACGTCCGCTCCGAAGCCAACCTTGGCGGCGCAGGCGGGTTTGCGCTGGCCGCCCTCAAGGCAGTGGCCAGCGGTGCGCGCTGGATCTGGATGATGGACGACGACGCCGAGCCGGCTGATCCCGAATGCCTCGCCACGCTGCTGCGCGAGGCCGAGGCACGCGACCTCGAGGCCGTGGTCCCACTGGTCACGGCCCCCGGCGATCCCAACCGGCTGTCCTTTTTCTTCCGTCTTGACGGCAAGGTCACGCACGACCGCGCTGAGGTGGAGAAGCTCGGCTTCCTCCCGGACGACGGCCACTTCTTCAACGGCGCGCTGATCCGTTCAGACGTGTTCTTCAAGGTCGGTTTGCCGGACATGCGGCTGTTTATCCGCGGAGACGAGGTGGATTTCACCATCCGCCTCCGCCAGGCGGGGATCCGCTTCGGGACCGTGACCACCACTTCCATCACCCACCCGCACGCCTTCTCGGAAACGCAGCATGTCTACGGCGCCCGATGGCATGTCATCGTCCCCGACTCCGCCTTCAAGCGCTATTACTACTACCGGAACCGCGGCTACCTGATCCGCCGGTACTTCCGGGTGCGCTCTTTCGTGGCCGACGTCGGCGGCTACCTGGGCTACTTCCTGCAGCGCCGCGACCTGCCGGGCTTCCTGGGCTGGGCGCGTGCATTCGGCACCGGCCTGCGGGGCAAGGGCTTTGCCCCGCTGGAAGACCAGAAGTTCTAG
- the thrC gene encoding threonine synthase, with translation MAHQWRGVIREYADRLPVTESTRVITLGEGGTPLVHAQKLSELTGSEVYLKVEGMNPTGSFKDRGMTMAMTAAVASGAKAVVCASTGNTSASAAAYATAAGLKCAVLVPEGKISMGKLSQAIAHGATLLQVDGNFDNCLDIARKLGESYPVFLVNSVNPARIQGQKTGAFEVVDALGDAPDIHVLPVGNAGNITAYWKGYKEYSAPFESETSGTLPAVSTRTPAMWGFQAAGAAPFVAGHPITEPDTIATAIRIGNPASWDGAVGARDESGGLIEAVTDEEILNAHRWLSSREGVFVEPGSAAGVAGLLKKHAAGEVPSGKTIVITVTGHGLKDPQWALRTEDGSDVQPVKVPNDVVTVAAELGLEEK, from the coding sequence GTGGCTCACCAATGGCGCGGTGTCATCCGCGAATACGCTGACCGTCTGCCCGTGACGGAGTCCACCAGGGTCATCACCCTGGGCGAGGGCGGCACCCCGCTGGTGCACGCGCAGAAGCTCTCCGAACTCACCGGTTCCGAGGTCTACCTGAAGGTGGAGGGAATGAACCCCACCGGTTCCTTCAAGGACCGGGGCATGACCATGGCCATGACGGCGGCGGTGGCCTCCGGCGCCAAGGCCGTGGTGTGCGCTTCCACCGGCAACACCTCCGCGTCCGCCGCCGCCTACGCAACCGCCGCCGGCCTGAAGTGCGCCGTCCTGGTGCCCGAAGGCAAGATCTCCATGGGCAAGCTCAGCCAGGCCATCGCCCACGGTGCCACCCTCCTCCAGGTGGACGGCAACTTCGACAACTGCCTGGACATCGCCCGCAAGCTGGGGGAGTCCTACCCCGTCTTCCTGGTCAACTCCGTCAATCCTGCCCGCATCCAGGGCCAGAAGACCGGCGCCTTCGAGGTGGTGGACGCCCTGGGCGATGCACCGGACATCCACGTCCTGCCCGTGGGCAATGCAGGCAACATCACCGCGTACTGGAAGGGCTACAAGGAGTACTCGGCTCCGTTCGAGTCCGAAACATCCGGCACGCTGCCCGCCGTCTCCACCAGGACGCCGGCCATGTGGGGCTTCCAGGCTGCCGGGGCAGCTCCGTTCGTGGCGGGCCACCCCATCACCGAGCCGGACACCATCGCCACGGCCATCCGCATCGGAAACCCCGCGTCCTGGGACGGAGCCGTGGGCGCACGCGACGAATCCGGCGGACTCATCGAAGCCGTCACCGACGAGGAAATCCTGAACGCCCACCGCTGGCTGTCATCCCGTGAAGGCGTGTTCGTGGAGCCCGGCTCCGCCGCCGGTGTAGCCGGTCTGCTCAAGAAGCACGCCGCCGGCGAGGTGCCCTCCGGCAAGACCATCGTCATCACCGTCACCGGCCACGGCCTGAAGGATCCCCAGTGGGCCCTGCGCACGGAGGACGGCAGCGACGTCCAGCCCGTCAAGGTTCCGAACGATGTGGTCACCGTTGCCGCTGAGCTGGGACTGGAAGAAAAATAG
- a CDS encoding homoserine dehydrogenase encodes MTEMRTLKVALLGCGNVGAQVARILIEDADALAARTGARLELSGIAVRNVNAPRDVDLPQELFTTDADTLVKDADLVIELMGGIEPARTLILSALRNGACVVTGNKALLAQDGPTLYEEADKAGVQLSYEAAVAGAIPILRPIRDSLSGDRITRVLGIVNGTTNFILDQMDTTGAEFSDALAEAQRLGYAEADPTADVEGHDAAAKAAILASLSFHTRFALDDVHCEGITSVSAADIAAAKDAGFVIKLLAIAEKLTGADGKEGVSVRVHPTLLPREHPLAAVRGAFNAVFIEAENAGELMFYGQGAGGTPTASAVLGDLVSAARRLVLGGPGRTETTTGHVPALPIDAATTSYYIGLDVADQPGVLAKIAQLFAGHGVSIEIMRQTIHRDSESNVESAELRIVTHRASEAALAATVEAVKGLDVINSVTSVLRVEGV; translated from the coding sequence ATGACGGAAATGCGAACGCTGAAAGTGGCCCTGCTGGGCTGTGGCAACGTTGGGGCCCAGGTTGCGCGGATCCTCATTGAGGACGCCGACGCGCTCGCCGCCCGCACCGGTGCCCGCCTGGAGCTCAGCGGCATTGCCGTGCGCAACGTCAACGCCCCGCGCGACGTGGACCTGCCGCAGGAGCTTTTCACCACCGACGCCGACACCCTGGTCAAGGACGCCGACCTGGTGATCGAACTGATGGGCGGCATTGAACCGGCCCGCACGCTGATCCTCTCCGCGCTGCGCAACGGCGCATGCGTGGTCACGGGCAACAAGGCGCTCCTGGCACAGGACGGACCCACCCTCTACGAAGAAGCGGACAAGGCAGGCGTCCAGCTGTCCTACGAAGCCGCCGTGGCCGGAGCCATCCCCATCCTCCGCCCCATCCGCGACAGCCTCTCGGGCGACCGGATCACCCGGGTGCTGGGCATCGTCAACGGCACCACCAACTTCATCCTTGACCAGATGGACACCACCGGCGCCGAGTTCTCCGACGCCCTCGCCGAGGCCCAGCGCCTTGGCTACGCCGAGGCGGACCCCACCGCCGACGTCGAAGGCCACGACGCTGCAGCGAAGGCCGCCATCCTGGCGTCGTTGTCCTTCCACACCCGCTTCGCCCTGGACGACGTCCACTGTGAAGGCATTACGTCCGTCAGCGCCGCGGACATCGCCGCTGCCAAGGATGCCGGTTTCGTCATCAAGCTGCTGGCCATCGCGGAGAAACTGACCGGTGCCGACGGCAAGGAAGGCGTGTCCGTCCGCGTCCACCCCACGCTGCTGCCGCGCGAACACCCGCTGGCCGCTGTGCGCGGGGCGTTCAACGCCGTGTTCATTGAGGCCGAAAACGCCGGCGAGCTGATGTTCTACGGCCAGGGAGCCGGCGGCACCCCCACGGCATCCGCCGTGCTGGGCGACCTCGTCTCGGCAGCCCGCCGCCTGGTCCTGGGCGGTCCGGGACGCACCGAAACCACCACCGGCCATGTTCCGGCGCTGCCCATCGATGCGGCCACCACCAGCTACTACATCGGGCTGGACGTCGCCGACCAGCCCGGCGTGCTGGCAAAGATCGCCCAGCTGTTTGCCGGGCACGGTGTCTCCATCGAAATCATGCGGCAGACCATCCACCGGGATTCGGAATCCAACGTGGAGTCGGCCGAACTGCGGATTGTCACCCACCGCGCGTCAGAGGCTGCCCTTGCAGCCACCGTCGAGGCCGTGAAGGGCCTGGACGTCATCAATTCAGTTACATCCGTTTTGCGGGTAGAAGGAGTCTAA
- a CDS encoding WecB/TagA/CpsF family glycosyltransferase: MALDRQQIPVLDVHATPLRVSELVAELSSYIAEGSTRTVLGHNLHSVTLALSNDGFRRLYEESDVVLLDGAPVLWLWGRTGNADGPVMDYRLGSTDWLPALDQVRGLDRIAVIGAGPEANAGAVRRLAAIVPGAHVSGFPGEGWGPALEEAAVAWLHREQPQLVLLGLGMPLQEEVLQRRLGDMPPAVYCAVGGAIEQLAGVQKLAPRWLGRMGLEWAWRLLLHPRRVAYRVLGEPWVLLWLLAARRLKAKA; this comes from the coding sequence ATGGCGCTTGACCGCCAGCAAATTCCCGTCCTGGACGTCCATGCCACTCCACTGCGGGTTTCCGAGCTGGTTGCAGAACTGAGCAGCTATATTGCGGAAGGTTCCACGCGCACAGTGCTGGGCCACAACCTGCACAGCGTCACGCTTGCCTTGTCCAATGACGGCTTCCGCCGCCTCTACGAGGAAAGCGATGTGGTGCTCCTGGACGGGGCGCCGGTGCTGTGGCTGTGGGGGAGGACCGGCAATGCCGACGGCCCCGTCATGGACTACCGGCTGGGCTCCACCGACTGGCTGCCGGCCCTGGACCAGGTCCGGGGGCTTGACCGGATTGCGGTGATCGGCGCGGGGCCGGAAGCGAACGCCGGGGCTGTGCGCCGGCTGGCGGCAATCGTTCCGGGCGCCCACGTATCAGGCTTTCCGGGGGAAGGCTGGGGTCCTGCCCTGGAGGAAGCGGCCGTTGCCTGGCTGCACCGCGAACAGCCGCAGTTGGTTCTGCTTGGCCTGGGCATGCCCCTGCAGGAGGAAGTGCTGCAGCGCCGGCTGGGTGACATGCCGCCGGCTGTGTACTGTGCCGTGGGTGGGGCGATCGAACAGTTGGCCGGGGTCCAGAAGCTTGCGCCCCGGTGGCTCGGCAGGATGGGGCTGGAGTGGGCCTGGCGCCTGCTCCTGCATCCGCGCCGTGTCGCCTACCGCGTGCTGGGTGAGCCATGGGTCCTGCTGTGGCTCCTGGCAGCACGCCGGCTGAAGGCCAAAGCCTGA